In a genomic window of Opisthocomus hoazin isolate bOpiHoa1 chromosome 19, bOpiHoa1.hap1, whole genome shotgun sequence:
- the LOC104331064 gene encoding LOW QUALITY PROTEIN: olfactory receptor 14C36 (The sequence of the model RefSeq protein was modified relative to this genomic sequence to represent the inferred CDS: substituted 1 base at 1 genomic stop codon) — protein sequence MSNSSSITQFLLLAFADTQELQLLHFCLFLGIYLAALLGNGLIITAIACDHRLHTPMYFFLLNLSLLDMASISTTVPKAMTNSIWDTRVISYAGCAAQVFFFLFLIVGXYCLLTVMAYDRYIAICKPLHYGTLLGSRACVHMAAAAYGTGFFNSLLHTANTFSLPLCKGNAVDQFFCEIPQILKLSCSDSDYLREVRLVLVSACIAVGCFVFIVVSYVQIFRAVLRIPSEQGRHKAFFTCLPHLTVVSLYVSTGMFTYLKPPSSSSSSLDLVLSFLYSVLPPAVNPLIYSMRNQDLRVILKKLIWPVPPLQK from the coding sequence atgtccaacagcagctccatcacccagttcctcctcctggcatttgcagacacacaggagctgcagctcttgcacttctgcctcttcctgggcatctacctggctgccctcctgggcaatggcctcatcatcactgccatagcctgtgaccaccgcctccacacccccatgtacttcttcctcctcaacctctctctcCTTGACAtggcctccatctccaccactgtccccaaagccatgaccaactccatttgggacaccagggtcatctcctatgcaggatgtgctgcccaggtctttttctttctcttcttgattgtagggtagtattgtctcctcactgtcatggcctatgaccgctacattgccatctgcaaacccctgcactatgggaccctcctgggcagcagagcttgtgtccacatggcagcagctgcctatGGCACCGGGTTCTTCAATTCTCttctgcacactgccaatacattttcactcccactctgcaagggcaatgctgtggaccagttcttctgtgaaatccctcagatcctcaagctctcctgctcagactcagACTACCTTAGGGAAGTTAGGCTTGTCCTGGTTAGTGCCTGTATAGCAGTtggttgttttgtgttcattgtggtgtcctacgtccagatcttcagggccgtgctgaggatcccctctgagcagggacggcacaaagcctttttcacgtgcctccctcacctgactGTGGTCTCCTTGTATGTCAGCACTGGTATGTTCacctacctgaagcccccctccagtTCCTCCTCATCCCTGGATTTGGTGTTGTCATTTCTGTACTCGGTGCTGCCTCCAGctgtgaaccccctcatctacagcatgaggaaccaggatcTCAGGGTCATACTGAAGAAGCTGATTTGGCCAGTTCCCCCTCTGCAGAAATAA